A region from the Candidatus Baltobacteraceae bacterium genome encodes:
- a CDS encoding deaminase, with protein sequence MAYRGRTTSRRKAIPKAARRVGRAGRAAQKPNAQVEDSSRRELVFGVVVPLGVDKDIIEKSLRKALSLANYKLTRIKISEWLEQFSESASEIAEATVIERKRLLMDAGDHVRERWSEFTNSTRGDAAALAAIAAIQKERDKTNRKNKINLVGDEHYATVPLDSRAYFIDSLKHPDELERLRRVYGPAFISIGVYAPIISRLASLELDAVSDSERAMIPDLMRRDENADESLGQKVGDAFFATDYIIDATDDPTDVLKNLERLVHLIFGDAFLTPSRNELGMFLARAAQVRSGSMARQIGAAILRSDGSAVSVGTNEVAKPMIGGQYWPPDDSLYSGRDMVYKNSDGKIRDTSDAFRELMVRDILDRLAKAGALTNELANIDSSKRVEKLFYDADGPLRKAKVRENIDYVRAVHAEASALLDCARHGVAVQGTTMYTTTFPCHECAKHIVDAGISEVVYLEPYPKSGTSLLYRDSVSVDPPGKEKGIRVPFRTFVGVAPPRYLEFFSIASNRRKDSRGNKLSFDIRTESPSLPYYTPTAKAATTAESLELKPFSDFTEMFILQGKET encoded by the coding sequence ATGGCGTATCGGGGGCGGACAACTTCGCGTCGGAAGGCTATACCAAAAGCCGCGAGGCGCGTCGGCCGTGCGGGTCGAGCAGCGCAAAAGCCAAATGCTCAAGTCGAAGACAGTTCGCGGCGCGAGCTGGTTTTCGGTGTGGTTGTCCCTCTGGGCGTCGACAAAGATATCATCGAAAAATCCCTCCGCAAAGCACTCAGTCTCGCAAACTACAAGCTAACCAGAATCAAGATAAGTGAATGGCTTGAGCAATTCTCCGAATCCGCTTCGGAGATTGCCGAGGCGACCGTAATCGAGCGCAAACGCCTCCTTATGGATGCCGGAGATCATGTTCGGGAGCGGTGGAGCGAATTTACGAACTCCACTCGGGGTGACGCCGCAGCATTGGCAGCTATCGCCGCAATCCAGAAAGAACGCGACAAGACAAATCGCAAGAATAAGATCAACTTGGTAGGTGACGAACATTATGCGACGGTTCCATTAGACAGTCGCGCGTATTTCATCGACTCGCTTAAGCATCCTGACGAACTGGAACGCTTGAGGCGGGTCTACGGACCAGCTTTCATTAGCATCGGTGTGTACGCACCCATCATTTCACGTCTCGCGTCTCTCGAGCTCGATGCAGTATCGGATTCGGAGCGTGCGATGATTCCCGACCTAATGCGCCGTGATGAGAACGCTGACGAGAGCCTTGGGCAAAAAGTCGGCGATGCGTTCTTTGCGACCGACTACATCATTGATGCGACGGACGATCCTACCGATGTTCTAAAAAATCTCGAAAGGCTAGTCCATCTAATATTCGGTGATGCTTTCTTGACGCCGAGCAGAAACGAACTTGGTATGTTTCTGGCAAGGGCCGCACAGGTTCGTTCCGGTTCCATGGCGCGGCAGATCGGCGCCGCTATACTTCGGTCCGATGGCTCCGCGGTTAGCGTCGGAACAAACGAGGTTGCAAAACCTATGATTGGTGGCCAGTATTGGCCCCCTGACGACTCTCTATACAGTGGCCGCGATATGGTCTACAAGAACAGCGACGGGAAAATCCGCGACACAAGTGACGCTTTTCGCGAGTTGATGGTTCGCGACATATTGGACAGGCTCGCCAAAGCGGGCGCACTGACCAACGAGCTGGCGAACATCGACTCCTCGAAGCGTGTTGAGAAGTTATTTTACGACGCTGACGGCCCGCTACGAAAAGCTAAGGTTCGAGAGAATATTGATTACGTTCGCGCAGTCCATGCTGAGGCATCAGCGTTACTTGACTGCGCGCGACACGGCGTTGCCGTCCAGGGAACAACCATGTACACGACGACTTTTCCTTGCCACGAGTGCGCTAAGCACATCGTAGATGCTGGCATTTCCGAAGTCGTGTATTTGGAGCCATATCCTAAAAGCGGGACGTCTTTACTCTACCGTGATTCCGTATCTGTTGATCCTCCCGGAAAGGAAAAGGGCATTCGCGTGCCTTTCCGTACGTTCGTCGGCGTTGCGCCCCCGCGCTATCTAGAGTTCTTTTCTATTGCTTCGAACCGAAGGAAGGACTCTCGGGGCAACAAGCTGTCGTTCGATATACGCACCGAGTCCCCGTCATTGCCGTATTACACGCCCACCGCAAAAGCTGCTACCACAGCAGAGTCACTCGAGTTGAAGCCATTTAGCGACTTCACTGAAATGTTTATTTTACAGGGAAAGGAAACATGA
- a CDS encoding MBL fold metallo-hydrolase has protein sequence MVSRGDFLQAGAVAGALGVAAAGEASPAAAAGGRIKMRWFGGGVYELASLDDSAIVLVDAWIWNNTGWTAFGIEKPPELRSAAAYAAHLKSRNPGAVLVALTHDHGDHIGDYFELLAALVSAGLPVMTTGQSDLMRVGLVPKFKAANLDMPTLVANKGAGMNFGGETVHGPIRAWLVPAIHSTALAYPSAGFMLDFAGTRVYASGDTDYFGDMHELGKRYQPKIGVVCCGNGAFTMGPAEAAMTCKAVGVAHAVPVHYAHNPLVLGPHAGEQFAREVAKISSQIAVTVMHPGESVTIS, from the coding sequence ATGGTCTCTCGTGGCGATTTTCTGCAAGCCGGCGCCGTAGCCGGTGCCCTCGGCGTCGCGGCTGCGGGCGAAGCCTCGCCGGCCGCGGCCGCGGGCGGCCGGATCAAGATGCGCTGGTTCGGCGGCGGGGTCTACGAGCTGGCGAGCCTCGACGATTCCGCGATCGTCTTGGTCGACGCGTGGATCTGGAACAACACCGGGTGGACCGCGTTCGGGATCGAGAAACCGCCCGAGCTGCGCAGCGCGGCAGCCTACGCGGCGCATTTGAAATCGCGCAATCCGGGCGCCGTGCTGGTCGCGCTCACCCACGATCACGGCGACCATATCGGCGACTACTTCGAATTGCTGGCGGCGCTGGTGAGTGCCGGCTTACCGGTGATGACGACGGGTCAGAGCGATCTGATGCGCGTGGGTCTCGTGCCGAAATTCAAGGCGGCCAACCTCGACATGCCGACGCTCGTTGCGAATAAAGGGGCGGGCATGAATTTCGGCGGTGAGACGGTACATGGTCCGATTCGCGCGTGGCTCGTTCCCGCAATCCATTCGACCGCGCTCGCCTATCCGTCGGCCGGATTCATGCTCGATTTCGCGGGCACGCGCGTCTACGCTTCCGGTGACACCGACTACTTCGGCGACATGCACGAGCTCGGCAAACGCTACCAGCCGAAGATCGGCGTCGTGTGCTGCGGCAACGGCGCCTTCACGATGGGGCCGGCTGAAGCAGCGATGACGTGCAAGGCCGTCGGTGTCGCGCACGCCGTGCCGGTGCACTACGCTCACAACCCGCTCGTGCTGGGGCCGCACGCCGGCGAACAGTTCGCACGCGAGGTCGCCAAGATTTCGTCGCAGATCGCGGTGACGGTGATGCACCCCGGCGAATCCGTGACCATTTCCTGA
- the uvrB gene encoding excinuclease ABC subunit UvrB encodes MPAHRFQLVAPYALAGDQPEATDALAEGIRRGDRAQTLLGVTGSGKTMAMARVIELVQKPTLVLCHNKTLAAQLCAEFRDFFPNNAVEYFVSYFDYYQPEAYVPSTDTYIEKDSSINDEIERLRHSATQSLLTRPDTLIVASVSCIYGLGSPSDYVEMSAKIRVGDEIDRDLLLRKLVDMQYRRNDLNLVRGTFRVRGDVLEFVGVDDELVHRIEFFGDTIEAINVVNMLTGEYVESKDELLIFPAKHFITPDEKLRRAIASIEVELDERLRFFKEHGKLLEAQRLEMRTRYDLDMLREVGYCNGIENYSRHLTGRESGSTPWCLLDFFPKDHLYFIDESHVTLPQVHAMYAGDRSRKQVLADHGFRLPSALDNRPLTYEEFEDHVDQIVYVSATPSTYETGRSAQTVEMIIRPTGLVDPEVEVRPTRNQVDDLMEEVRLRAQRGERVLVTTLTKKMAEDLTDFLLENGLRVRYLHSEVDTLERVAILRDLRLGVFDVLVGINLLREGLDLPEVSLVGILDADKEGYLRSATSLIQTIGRAARNVEGKVIMYADNVTESMARALGETKRRRELQLAFNQEHGIEPRSVRKEIRDILSMVGANEETAEKVKLDKIPRDVAMKMAAELEKKMREYAANLEFEKAAALRDELIQLRKQIGGNESLLFQGKAPKIFDTALKELV; translated from the coding sequence ATGCCCGCGCACCGTTTTCAGCTCGTTGCCCCCTACGCGCTCGCCGGCGATCAGCCCGAGGCGACCGATGCCTTGGCCGAGGGGATTCGCCGCGGCGATCGCGCCCAAACGCTCTTGGGCGTGACCGGCAGCGGGAAGACCATGGCGATGGCGCGCGTCATCGAACTGGTACAGAAGCCCACGCTCGTGCTCTGCCACAACAAGACACTGGCGGCGCAGCTCTGCGCGGAATTCCGCGATTTCTTTCCGAACAACGCGGTCGAGTACTTCGTTTCGTACTTCGATTACTACCAGCCCGAGGCATACGTCCCCTCGACGGACACGTACATCGAGAAGGATTCCTCGATCAACGACGAGATCGAGCGCCTGCGCCATTCCGCCACGCAATCGTTGCTCACCCGGCCGGATACGCTGATCGTCGCCTCGGTCTCGTGTATCTACGGCCTGGGTTCGCCCTCCGATTACGTCGAGATGTCGGCGAAGATCCGGGTGGGCGACGAGATCGATCGCGATCTCCTCCTGCGCAAGCTGGTCGACATGCAGTACCGGCGCAACGACCTCAACCTGGTCCGCGGTACGTTCCGAGTTCGCGGCGACGTGCTCGAGTTCGTCGGCGTCGACGACGAGCTGGTGCACCGGATCGAGTTCTTCGGCGATACGATCGAGGCGATCAACGTGGTCAACATGCTGACCGGCGAGTACGTCGAGAGTAAGGACGAACTGCTGATCTTTCCGGCCAAGCACTTCATCACACCCGATGAAAAGCTGCGCCGCGCGATCGCCTCGATCGAAGTCGAGCTGGACGAGCGGCTGCGCTTTTTCAAAGAGCACGGGAAGCTGCTCGAAGCCCAGCGGCTCGAGATGCGCACACGTTACGATCTCGACATGCTGCGCGAGGTCGGCTACTGCAACGGCATCGAGAACTACTCGCGCCACCTCACCGGCCGCGAGTCCGGTTCGACGCCGTGGTGTCTGCTCGATTTTTTCCCGAAGGACCACCTCTATTTCATCGATGAGTCCCACGTGACGCTGCCGCAGGTGCACGCGATGTATGCCGGCGACCGTTCGCGCAAGCAGGTTCTGGCCGACCACGGCTTCCGCTTGCCGAGCGCGCTCGACAACCGTCCGCTCACGTACGAGGAGTTCGAGGATCACGTCGATCAGATCGTCTACGTGTCGGCGACGCCGAGCACGTACGAGACCGGACGCAGTGCGCAGACGGTCGAGATGATCATCCGGCCGACCGGTCTGGTCGACCCCGAGGTCGAGGTGCGCCCGACCCGCAACCAAGTCGACGATCTGATGGAAGAAGTTCGCCTGCGCGCCCAGCGCGGTGAGCGCGTGCTGGTGACGACGCTGACCAAGAAGATGGCCGAGGACCTCACCGATTTCTTGCTCGAGAACGGGCTGCGCGTACGCTATCTGCACAGCGAGGTCGACACGCTCGAACGGGTGGCGATCCTGCGCGACCTGCGTCTGGGCGTCTTCGACGTGCTGGTCGGCATCAATCTCTTGCGCGAGGGACTCGATCTACCCGAGGTCTCGCTGGTCGGCATTCTGGATGCCGACAAGGAAGGCTATCTGCGCAGCGCCACCTCGCTGATCCAAACGATCGGACGCGCCGCGCGCAACGTCGAAGGCAAGGTGATCATGTACGCCGACAACGTGACCGAGTCGATGGCCCGCGCGCTCGGTGAGACCAAACGGCGTCGCGAGCTCCAGCTGGCGTTCAACCAAGAACATGGGATCGAGCCGCGCTCGGTGCGCAAGGAGATTCGCGACATCCTGAGCATGGTCGGCGCGAATGAGGAGACGGCCGAAAAGGTCAAACTGGACAAGATTCCCCGCGACGTCGCGATGAAGATGGCCGCCGAGCTCGAGAAGAAGATGCGCGAATACGCTGCCAACCTCGAGTTCGAGAAGGCCGCCGCGCTGCGTGACGAATTGATCCAATTGCGCAAGCAGATCGGCGGCAACGAGTCGTTGCTCTTCCAGGGCAAGGCGCCGAAGATCTTCGATACCGCGCTCAAGGAGCTCGTGTAA
- a CDS encoding ribose-phosphate pyrophosphokinase, protein MSHNPLLFSGNSNRALAEEIAKRLKLHVGKSLVDKFKNEETRIEIGENVRGSEVFVIQSICKSEDGRIGVNDALMELLLMIDALRRASAARITAVIPYYGYAKQDKKTKGREPISAKVVANLIKVTGAKRLVTMDLHAAQIQGFFDLPVDNLMAMPVLCDYLKREQLSKDRVVVVSPDAGGVHRAELFAKRLESSLAIVFKRRPEPDVSEVTDIVGDVSGKIAVVVDDMISTGGTLAKAAEAIKARGATAVYTVATHGIFAGDAMRVLEDSQIERVIVTNTIPFAAGGSHTKFVQLSIAQTFADTISRITTNRSVSALFDGEEPPAVEMPPVPGSAAAESAALIQAASG, encoded by the coding sequence TTGAGCCACAATCCTTTGCTCTTTAGCGGCAACTCGAACCGTGCGCTGGCCGAAGAAATCGCCAAGCGGCTCAAATTGCACGTGGGCAAATCGCTGGTCGACAAATTCAAGAACGAAGAGACGCGAATCGAGATCGGCGAGAACGTCCGCGGCTCGGAAGTCTTCGTCATTCAGTCGATCTGTAAGTCGGAAGACGGCCGCATCGGCGTCAACGACGCGCTGATGGAGCTGCTGCTGATGATCGACGCGCTGCGGCGCGCCTCAGCGGCCCGGATCACCGCGGTCATCCCGTACTACGGTTACGCCAAACAAGACAAGAAGACCAAAGGGCGTGAGCCGATCTCGGCCAAGGTGGTGGCCAACCTGATCAAGGTTACCGGCGCCAAGCGCCTGGTGACGATGGATTTGCACGCGGCGCAGATCCAGGGGTTCTTCGACCTTCCGGTCGACAATTTGATGGCGATGCCGGTGCTCTGCGACTACCTCAAGCGCGAGCAGCTCTCGAAGGATCGCGTCGTGGTCGTTTCGCCCGACGCGGGCGGGGTACACCGCGCCGAGCTCTTCGCCAAACGTCTGGAGAGTTCGCTTGCGATCGTTTTCAAGCGCCGGCCCGAGCCCGACGTCTCGGAGGTGACGGACATCGTCGGCGACGTTTCGGGCAAAATCGCGGTCGTCGTCGACGACATGATCTCGACCGGCGGCACGCTCGCCAAAGCCGCCGAGGCGATCAAAGCCCGCGGCGCGACGGCGGTGTACACGGTCGCGACGCACGGCATCTTCGCCGGCGACGCGATGCGCGTGCTCGAAGATTCGCAGATCGAGCGGGTCATCGTCACCAACACGATTCCCTTCGCGGCCGGAGGGTCGCACACCAAATTCGTGCAGCTCTCGATCGCGCAGACCTTTGCGGACACGATCAGCCGCATCACGACCAATCGCTCGGTCTCGGCCCTCTTCGACGGCGAGGAGCCGCCGGCGGTCGAGATGCCGCCGGTGCCGGGCTCGGCTGCCGCCGAATCCGCCGCGCTCATTCAAGCCGCAAGCGGCTAA
- a CDS encoding 50S ribosomal protein L25, with protein sequence MAQKELTLPVERRTKTGTTSAQALRRDGKIPGVLYGHGTAPLHLAFEAKLFDDLLHRGARNGLLTLTLDGKKADTVLVREVARNPVTRKIEHVDLQRVSEHEEVRARVPIVTIGTARGVREFGGVMDVLVHELEVEGPVDQLPDHLEIDVSDLGIHQHAGASDIALPNGFKLLTPPDTIVVSVESSKTAQHLEEAAAGATTEQLAPEVIGATPQTQE encoded by the coding sequence TTGGCACAGAAAGAACTTACCCTGCCGGTCGAACGACGGACCAAGACCGGCACCACCAGCGCGCAGGCGCTGCGCCGAGACGGAAAAATTCCCGGCGTGCTCTACGGTCACGGCACCGCGCCGCTGCATCTCGCCTTCGAAGCCAAACTCTTCGACGACCTGCTCCATCGCGGCGCCCGCAACGGGCTGCTCACGCTGACGCTGGACGGGAAAAAGGCCGACACGGTGCTGGTGCGCGAGGTCGCGCGCAATCCGGTGACGCGCAAGATCGAGCACGTCGACCTGCAGCGCGTGTCGGAGCACGAGGAAGTGCGCGCGAGAGTACCGATCGTCACCATCGGCACCGCACGCGGCGTGCGTGAGTTCGGCGGGGTGATGGACGTGCTCGTGCACGAACTGGAGGTCGAGGGGCCGGTCGACCAACTGCCCGATCATCTCGAGATCGACGTTTCGGATTTGGGCATCCACCAACACGCCGGTGCGTCCGACATTGCGTTGCCGAACGGATTCAAGCTGCTCACGCCGCCCGACACGATCGTGGTTTCGGTCGAGTCGTCGAAGACGGCGCAGCATCTGGAAGAAGCGGCGGCCGGTGCGACCACCGAGCAGCTCGCGCCCGAAGTCATCGGCGCGACGCCCCAAACTCAAGAATGA
- the pth gene encoding aminoacyl-tRNA hydrolase — protein MSLGTPKGPPRLIVGLGNPGKEYERTRHNAGFMVVDEIARRFDLTSWKKKDSARQLFDSRRGLVLVEPASYMNLSGTPVRLISSWYRTPPENVLVIVDDMDLPFGTLRMRPFGGHGGHNGLRSIIATIGDRFPRLRVGVGRPTLDSIDHVLSPFSKEEAALLSRVIDAAAEGAILWFEQGLEPAMQFVNNWVLNVE, from the coding sequence ATGAGTTTGGGGACCCCAAAGGGGCCCCCACGACTCATCGTCGGTCTCGGCAATCCGGGCAAAGAATACGAACGAACCCGGCACAACGCCGGGTTCATGGTTGTCGACGAGATCGCGCGGCGCTTCGATCTGACTTCGTGGAAGAAGAAAGACTCGGCGCGTCAGCTCTTCGATTCGCGCCGTGGTCTGGTGCTCGTCGAGCCGGCCTCGTACATGAACCTGAGCGGCACGCCGGTGCGGCTGATCTCCTCGTGGTACCGGACGCCGCCGGAGAACGTTCTCGTCATCGTCGACGACATGGATCTGCCGTTCGGAACGCTGCGCATGCGCCCGTTCGGCGGACATGGCGGGCACAACGGGCTGCGTTCGATCATCGCGACGATCGGCGACCGCTTTCCCCGCCTTCGCGTCGGCGTCGGACGCCCTACGCTCGACTCGATCGACCACGTCTTGAGCCCTTTTAGCAAAGAAGAAGCGGCTCTGCTATCGCGCGTGATCGATGCGGCAGCCGAAGGTGCAATACTCTGGTTCGAGCAGGGTCTCGAGCCGGCGATGCAATTCGTCAACAACTGGGTACTAAATGTAGAGTAG
- a CDS encoding M48 family metalloprotease, producing MTLRPNAIDYRLDALSSHMLLSHSAAQLADPARQAAALRLVHWYLPGWFLSVLLPVFGLAYFWRSGHAAALRDALRRRFDDENFVRFVFGAVLGAIVRIAALLPSLYLYRLERLMSQSDQLLRSWSIDWILITLLWMLVVGVVTAGVLWLVDRTHQWYLYTIGIILALSFAVAYLSPVVAAPFEQIVPMPPRTLAAIRAIETRAHMAIPVVEQIRVRSHVGTAYVAGLGATQRIVIGNAIVEVTSARELQYVIARQLGFIANGAPWKVALIDALLLIVGAAIAVAIADRFGFRRDDDPVSRFALLGAFFGVLYLFAVPGGNALLRGISLGADGYALSLHVNRAAAVRNVVRATDESLTEVCPDILARVFLQRAPDPAVRVHDINNVVSTCPP from the coding sequence GTGACCCTGCGACCCAACGCGATCGATTATCGCCTCGATGCCCTCTCCTCCCATATGCTGCTCTCGCACTCGGCCGCGCAATTGGCCGATCCCGCGCGCCAGGCCGCGGCGCTGCGCCTCGTGCACTGGTACCTGCCCGGTTGGTTCCTGAGCGTACTTCTGCCGGTCTTTGGGCTGGCGTATTTCTGGCGCTCGGGACATGCGGCGGCATTACGCGACGCGCTGCGCCGGCGATTCGACGACGAAAACTTCGTCCGCTTCGTGTTCGGCGCCGTGCTCGGCGCGATCGTGCGGATCGCCGCGTTGCTGCCTAGCCTCTACCTGTATCGCCTCGAACGCCTGATGAGCCAGAGCGATCAGCTGCTGCGTTCGTGGAGCATCGATTGGATTTTGATCACCTTGCTTTGGATGCTGGTGGTAGGCGTGGTCACGGCCGGCGTGTTGTGGCTGGTCGATCGGACGCATCAGTGGTATCTCTACACGATCGGCATCATTCTCGCGCTCAGCTTCGCGGTTGCGTATCTTTCGCCGGTCGTAGCGGCGCCGTTCGAGCAAATCGTGCCGATGCCGCCGCGGACGCTGGCGGCCATCCGCGCGATCGAAACGCGGGCTCATATGGCAATCCCCGTGGTCGAACAAATCCGCGTGCGCTCGCACGTTGGAACCGCATACGTTGCCGGATTGGGCGCAACCCAGCGGATCGTGATCGGCAACGCGATCGTGGAGGTCACCAGCGCGCGCGAACTCCAATATGTCATCGCTCGCCAACTGGGATTCATCGCCAACGGCGCCCCTTGGAAGGTCGCGTTGATCGACGCGCTGCTGCTGATCGTCGGCGCAGCGATCGCGGTCGCCATCGCGGACCGGTTCGGTTTTCGGCGCGACGACGACCCGGTCTCGCGCTTCGCGCTGCTCGGCGCCTTTTTCGGGGTGCTCTATCTGTTCGCGGTACCCGGCGGCAACGCGCTCCTGCGCGGCATCTCGCTCGGCGCGGACGGGTACGCGCTCTCCCTCCACGTGAATCGCGCCGCCGCGGTGCGAAACGTGGTGCGCGCAACCGACGAATCCTTGACCGAGGTCTGTCCCGATATCCTGGCGCGCGTCTTCCTGCAGCGCGCGCCGGATCCCGCCGTGCGCGTGCACGACATCAACAACGTCGTCTCTACCTGCCCGCCGTAG
- a CDS encoding GGDEF domain-containing protein, protein MSTALLVAFLLSAVFGAAALRSQARLRAQNAIIRVFQAREDFVLDAVRALLDASRRSSAAVVETLALAIRRRDPAIDAVLVFAPNGEELECVFADGPRVEHYASIRLRRDADHFLPARAALIGHRASGCDGVLVPTDRQALAVPMSDSNGLRAVIYVSSCSADSIDGEETIVRTIQHAASPYALALERELAQADATYDGLTGLLTPRAFRTRLRDEIARTRFGAAAVLTLWFVDTDRFKSVNDTYGHAAGDAVLQGMAELLRAHAVPEIDLVARNGGDEFCVLIHDAQKTLAIERAQAFCETVRRNDFSLPMRITASVGVASFPHDARDANELLEVADAAMYHSKRTGRDRVSFAVNAGAFAVFREGSVGSDPAV, encoded by the coding sequence ATGAGCACCGCGCTACTCGTCGCGTTCCTCCTCAGCGCGGTCTTCGGCGCAGCGGCGCTGCGGTCGCAGGCGCGGCTGCGCGCGCAGAACGCGATCATTCGCGTGTTCCAGGCGCGCGAAGACTTCGTGTTGGATGCGGTTCGTGCGCTGCTCGACGCCTCGCGCCGCTCGAGCGCTGCGGTGGTCGAAACCCTCGCTCTGGCGATCCGGCGGCGCGATCCGGCGATCGACGCGGTGCTCGTCTTCGCGCCGAACGGCGAGGAGCTCGAATGCGTGTTTGCCGACGGACCGCGGGTCGAGCACTACGCGAGCATTCGGTTGCGGCGCGACGCCGATCACTTTCTGCCGGCGCGCGCGGCGCTCATCGGTCATCGTGCGAGCGGATGCGACGGCGTGCTGGTTCCGACCGATCGCCAAGCGCTGGCCGTACCGATGAGCGATTCGAACGGACTGCGCGCCGTCATCTACGTTTCGTCCTGCTCGGCCGATTCGATCGACGGCGAGGAAACGATCGTGCGCACGATCCAGCACGCAGCCTCGCCCTATGCGCTCGCGCTCGAACGCGAGCTTGCGCAAGCCGACGCCACCTACGACGGACTGACCGGGCTGCTCACGCCGCGCGCGTTTCGCACGCGGCTGCGCGACGAGATTGCGCGCACGCGATTCGGTGCGGCCGCGGTGTTGACGCTGTGGTTCGTCGATACCGATCGTTTCAAGTCGGTGAACGACACCTATGGCCACGCGGCGGGAGACGCCGTGCTGCAGGGCATGGCGGAACTGCTGCGCGCGCACGCCGTTCCCGAGATCGATCTGGTCGCACGCAACGGCGGCGACGAGTTCTGCGTGCTCATCCATGACGCGCAAAAGACGCTCGCGATCGAGCGTGCCCAAGCGTTCTGCGAGACGGTTCGCCGGAACGACTTTTCGCTGCCGATGCGGATCACGGCCAGCGTCGGCGTCGCCAGCTTTCCGCATGATGCGCGCGATGCCAATGAATTGCTCGAGGTGGCGGACGCAGCGATGTATCACAGCAAACGCACAGGCCGCGACCGCGTTTCGTTTGCCGTCAACGCAGGCGCGTTCGCCGTTTTCCGCGAGGGGAGCGTCGGAAGCGATCCGGCCGTGTAG
- a CDS encoding pyridoxal-dependent decarboxylase, whose protein sequence is MLDPTDWPAFRQLSHAALDDALDYLEEVRQRPAWRAMPDAVAAGLQEPLPREPTPLDSVYRQFVETILPYNSGNIHPRFFGWVQGAGTPTGALADLLAATMNSNLGGRNHGAVYVERAVLQWFRELFGLPPSASGVLTLGASAANLIAVLVARTRALGPAVREHGITREGGRLIGYASTATHSCIRRAFEVAGLGSGSLRVLPANSLQRMEPGVVARAIAEDRAAGNRPFMLIANAGTVDVGAIDPLDELAEVAQRHGLWYHVDGALGAPAMMAPSLAPRFRGIERADSIAFDFHKWLQVPYDAGCLLVREAEVHRETFAAAPQYLTRMQRGLASGQPWFTDFTIDLSRGFRALKVWFTIKEHGSAKLGAAMAENVRQARLLGDLVDADHDLELLAPVQLNVVCFRYRRDLAADAIDRFNDELVIRLQESGEAVASSTLVGGHRAIRICIVNQRTTDADLVESLDAIKRAAASLSE, encoded by the coding sequence GTGCTGGATCCTACGGATTGGCCGGCCTTTCGGCAGTTGAGTCATGCCGCGCTCGACGACGCGCTCGATTATCTCGAGGAGGTTCGTCAACGTCCCGCGTGGCGCGCGATGCCCGATGCGGTTGCAGCCGGACTGCAAGAGCCGCTGCCCCGCGAACCGACGCCGCTCGATTCCGTCTACCGCCAGTTCGTCGAAACGATTTTGCCGTACAACAGCGGGAACATTCACCCGCGCTTCTTCGGATGGGTACAAGGGGCAGGCACGCCGACCGGTGCATTGGCCGACCTGCTGGCCGCGACGATGAATTCGAACCTCGGCGGCCGCAACCACGGCGCCGTCTACGTCGAACGCGCGGTGCTGCAGTGGTTCCGTGAACTCTTCGGTCTACCGCCGAGTGCAAGCGGCGTGCTGACCCTGGGTGCATCCGCCGCCAATTTGATCGCGGTTCTGGTCGCGCGCACGCGCGCGCTCGGGCCGGCGGTGCGCGAGCACGGCATCACGCGCGAGGGCGGCCGTCTGATCGGCTATGCCTCCACCGCAACGCATAGCTGCATCCGCCGCGCCTTCGAGGTCGCCGGTTTGGGAAGCGGTTCGCTGCGCGTGCTGCCGGCGAATTCGTTGCAGCGCATGGAACCCGGTGTGGTCGCGCGCGCGATCGCGGAAGACCGCGCAGCCGGGAATCGCCCGTTCATGCTGATCGCCAACGCCGGCACGGTGGACGTCGGCGCGATCGATCCGCTCGACGAACTCGCCGAGGTCGCGCAGCGCCACGGTCTTTGGTATCACGTCGATGGAGCGCTCGGGGCGCCGGCGATGATGGCGCCCTCGCTCGCGCCCCGTTTTCGCGGCATCGAGCGGGCCGATTCGATTGCGTTCGACTTTCATAAGTGGCTGCAAGTGCCGTACGACGCGGGTTGCCTCTTGGTGCGTGAAGCCGAGGTTCATCGCGAGACGTTCGCCGCCGCGCCGCAGTATCTCACGCGCATGCAGCGCGGCTTGGCCAGCGGGCAACCGTGGTTCACGGATTTCACGATCGATCTCTCACGCGGGTTTCGCGCGCTCAAGGTCTGGTTCACGATCAAGGAGCACGGCTCGGCCAAACTCGGTGCGGCGATGGCCGAGAACGTTCGGCAGGCGCGACTGCTCGGCGATTTGGTCGATGCGGATCACGATCTCGAACTGCTCGCCCCGGTGCAGCTCAACGTCGTCTGTTTCCGTTATCGCCGCGATCTCGCAGCCGACGCGATCGATCGTTTCAACGACGAACTCGTGATCCGTCTCCAGGAGAGCGGCGAGGCGGTCGCATCGTCGACGCTGGTGGGAGGACATCGCGCAATTCGCATCTGCATCGTCAATCAGCGCACGACCGACGCCGACCTCGTCGAGAGCCTCGACGCGATCAAACGAGCGGCCGCCTCGCTATCAGAATAG